The genomic window ATGCAAAAAGACAACACAAACGTAAAAGATCGAACTCTAATTTAGTTACTGAGTGAGATGTTTTGCTACCTACAAAAGGTTGGTTCTGTTGATATCCTTGAGGAGCATGTGTCATTATCTGCACCGGCAAATGATGACAGTGATGAGGTAGAAGATGTGTATGGTGAGTCGATACTAAAGCAATCCCGGAATTTTTCATTGGATGGCAGTAAAGAGTCTCCTTCGTTACCTACGTGGTACGATGAATCTCGCCTTATGCTACCAAGGTGGTAGTTTTCATTTAGTTGGATACAGCGATGCCGAGGGATCTGCTGATAAAGATGGACGAAAAAAGGCAAGGGTATATGTTTATCCTTGAAGGAGGCTCAATATCTTGGTGCAGTAAGAAAGAAGATTGTTTCTCTTTGTCTACCATGAAATCAGAATATATAGCATGCACGGCTGCAGTTCAAGAAGCAATATGGCTGAGAAATTATCTTCTCTGTCTTGATGTGACTAAGCATGCATATGAGACAACCGTGATCTACTGTGATAACACGGCTGCCATTCTTTTCTTCTCGACAAATATCATACCATGGGCTGTACAAAGAACTGACCATGATCTCTTGCTAGGGGAAGGTATGTATCGGGACAAGATGGTTGGTGAGGTGGGCGCAAACACTTTTCATTCCAATCCCTATCGTTGTGGTTGGACCAGACTACATGCCAAGACCCTTTATTCCAACATTTTCTCGCTGACAGCTCCTTCGACTTATTTTTCTATTCAATTGTTGCTTTCACAATCAATCACTAACCGCATTCTTGCAATTCATGTGCGGTTGGCATCTATTTTAGCTTTTTAAAGAGTTGACTCGTCGGGCATGCTTGGCCTTCTTGTCGCCTTCCTTTGTTCCTCTTCCTTCTGCGCAGATACTTTTGATCCACTCCTTTCCTATACCGCGCCCTCTGCCTATTACGGTCGATACCCAGAAAGTAGTTTCCTTGGGAGAAGAGGCAGTTCACAAACCAGTACTAAATAAGGAAAAATGTGCTAATCTCAAAGTGACAATTCAAGCAGTTTACCTCGGCTGTTATGGCATATCCCCTCAGGATATCACATATATCACTGTTCGAAATATCAGAGTTGTGCACGCAGAGATCCTCGCGTTTAGTAGGCTTTATCTTGCCTAACAACCAACTGCCAAACAGTTGTTTCATGAAAAACGGAACATTATCATGGCAAAGCAACGTGAATTCAGAATAACCATCGTCGCATTAATCAGAATCTTCAAAAGCAAGCTCAAAGTGATGCCCTGGCACAACGAGCTGAACTTGGTCAAAAGGACTAGATCCATAACATAAAAAGGCATCGCTTCTCCGTCAGGTCAAATATCACGAACAGCACCTGCAAACATCAATCAAGAATTCATCTACACTAATCAACAATTCATCTATATGTTCGTTGATACTCTAACAGTATTGATACCATGAAGCTCACTGTCGAAACCAAGATCGAATGTTGTTGGCTGACTAGCAACGGGGTTATCCAACTTCACTGCCTCATCTATTTCTGCGTATGAAATGCATATTGCAGAAAATCCAATATTCGCCGGTGATTAATAAAATAACAATAATAATGATGCTGACCTGCAAATATCGAATCCAACTCATCTACAAATGAGTCTTTGATGGGCTTTGAATTTGGATATATCCAGCGGGCCTTCTTGCATGGACTTGGGCTTGCTTACTGGCTTCGCTGAGGATGGGATTCCCTACCCGATGAGTCTGGCTAGGCTATTAGGCACCTTTGGTCTAGGCTTTACGGGGCTAATGGGTTAGCCAGGGGTTCGCTGGTATGTCGTTGCTTAACCTACCTTGTACATTGTAGTGGAGCGCAAAGGATGACATGTGCAGAGCGACGAAGGTCTGGTCCACCTAACCTAAAAGGACAAGTCTTGCGGGCAAGTCGGTTGTCGCGCAGGGATCCAGGATAAGAGGGATCTTGGAGTCATTTGTAGACTGGACGTGTTGTTCAGTTGAGTAGACTGTGCATATGGGAGTGGATCCTAGATGATATGCTCAGTCGAGAGGGCCTTATACTTGGATGCTATCTGAGTGTGGGGATTTGTAGTCTGGAAACCTGGTCGATAGACAAGGGTGCTTGTTGAAGGCAAGGGAACTCTAAGATGAGATAGGATACCTATATATGACAGTGGTTTAAGTGATGGGTGATAGACCATGCACTTGCCTTGGATAGTGAGGAGGCATTTCGTCATACAATGTATGGGAGACATTGTTGATCGTGTTCTCGAGGACTATGAAGACCAAGGAGTCATGAGTAGTGATCCTGTACTGGTTTAGTAGGGAAGCCTTGTGTTAAGGCACCGTTAAGAAAGGGGTCGTCCCAAACTTGTGGAGTGCGATGGGGGACTTGGATATAGATTGTGTGCCGAGTGAGGAGCTTTGCGGAGCGTACTCCGGTAGACATATTTGATTCAACCGAGTCCTCAATCATTGTAGTGGGAATACCCGGTATGAGTAGTAAGCACTTAGAGGGTATTTCCTCTATTGTCGCTTCGTGGGTCTTTCGAGATGCGAAGAATAGCAGAGAGAAAAGGTTGCCCCACTTGAATAAAAAGCATTCCCTATTTCTTTCGCTCTCGGCGTAGACGGTTAGGATTTATTAAAAAAAACTCTTGGCCCGTCAACTCTTGCCCGGAAGAATATCAAAGATAGAGCCCGTGCCCCTTCTGTTCTCTTACATTGTTTCGTTGCTCCGAATAGAATTGATTTTACTCCCGAATTGCATTGTTTCAGAGTTAATTACTTTCATTTCCCCCAACTATTTTACTATCCCGAGATAAGTTCTAGAATTGCCTGCCAGCGAGGGAGAATGACTTGATCCACTAGCATTTCGGCATGGAATTTATAGATTCCCCAGGTACTTTTTCTTTTGAGGAGAAAACAACACGAATTACTAGATTTGTCTAACTCTTCTCCCCCAGAGACTTTGGTTTCGGAATATATTGACTTCTAAAGAGGATTGCGCCGGGATTCATTGACGAATATATATTTACTTTTGCATATTCTCAGAAGAGGAGGCGGGCGGCTCGCTACATTCTGTAGTTCGTTCACTCCTTTCTATGTTTCTGAGACCCGGAAACCAGTCAAGTAAGTAGGGATTTCTTTCTCTCTTTTTCTCTTCCTCCGGTCAGAAAAAAAAGATTTATAGGACCGGATGCATACCAAGAAAAGAAAGAATAGTAGTGGTGCCTGCGCGCAAACAATCTTAGAACTGAGCTCTTGTAAAGGTGGGCGTTCCTACGCTCAAAGCCCATATCTCAGATGCATGCCCATTGGAATAGCCCATCACCAGGATTAAATTATCCATTTAGCGCAGTTCCCCTTTCCTCTCTTCTTATATCAACTTCACATCCTAAACACCAAAATGAAGGGAGAAGCGAACTCGACCCGGTGGTTTTTTATTTTTATTGACGCGATTTTCAATGAAAGCTGAGATGGGGTAAGTGTGAAGAGTCAACTATTGCCCTACTTTTCTTATTTCTTACAAGAATTCGCCCAGTATACTCCTATAATTTGGATTATCGCTCTACTGAATCGAAAGAATGACTCTCGGGTTTGGAACAGATAAGTTCTGTACGGATAACAAAGAATAGAAATTGGAGAGCAGGTGCCCTTCCCTGGTTGTTACCTTCCCAGCCCCAAAGGAAAAGCCCTGATCATTTGAAAAAAAAGATGCGTCAATCTCGCATCCTAATTGGTGAGCTTATGCCCGCCCTAGTTCCTTCCCCGCTCTTAGTTTGCTTTACTGGAACTATTTTCGCGAGGAAAAAGAGGGTTTCAATGAATCCGAGGAAAAAAAGCACATTATGGCCATGACCAAGCTAAAGATCACTGGCCATCTCACGACGTGGACTCGAACCACAATTCTCCTTTTAGTAGATCGAGATTTGGTCTGTCGTCCTCCTCATTATAGTCCTCCTAGAGTCCAGGGCATTTCGTCGGAATACATCCTGTCTTTGAACCTTTGTAGTCCTATGCATAGTCAGTACTATAGCTCCAATCATAGCTACTAATGAGATCAGAGTAGAAACCAAAAACCAGACGGAATAGTAGGTATAAAGTAAATTGCCCAATGTGTCCAAATTAGTCCAATTTCGTACCTTTCCGGCATAAACCGTATATCTCAGAGAGGTCGTATTTCTGTGGGTTGGTAGTAATGGAATGGTTTCATTATCTAAAATGAAGAACATTTCCCACCAAAAGATCAGTCCAATAATACCACTCACTGGTAAATAGCGCAATACTTCTTCGTGAATCTCCGCTATTTGAATATTGAACATCATAACCACGAATAGGAATGAAACGGCAATAGCTCCTATATGAATTACTGGGGAGATCATAGCGGAGAAGTCGAGACCTAACAAAATAAGTAAACCAGCTGTGTCGCAAAAGATTAGGATGGGAAACAAAACGGAATGTACCGGATTTTTAGCACGTACAACCATCAAACCAGAGACCAAAGCAGGGCTAGACAAAACTGAAAGTATCATGGTACGTCGTCCTCCCTTGAAATGGAACTTGAATGTTGGAGCAAGAAGACGCATTCAAGTCGATCTATTACGACCAGCGCGGTTGTTCGTATTTCATTTTCTTCTTCCAAGCCGACGCTCTTCTTATAAAAGAAGAAAGCACTCACTGAATTACTTACTGAATCTCGTCCTACTTTTTGACCCATTTATTTTTCCTTTCTAGGTTGGTGGGCGCTTTCACCATTCAGCCATGGATGCTTTAGCGAGTGAACTAGGTTTTTATTTGAGAGCGAACTAGGTTTTTAGTGGTATTCCTTCTCGAGCTTCTATTTCTTCCGTTAAGGGAGATTCGGGAAAAGATGGAATAGGAAGACGTGTTTCCAGAACGAACAAGATACGGGTAGAGAAGGGGAAGTTAGCAAAGTTAGACAAGATTGGAATGGGCATAGGAACATGTATTGATGTACCAGATCGGCTAATACTCCCAGGTTGATGCGATGTATTCCACCAGTTGACTGGAGACTTTATTATTGGTATATCGATCGGTCCAGCACGGATTGAAATAGGAGCCGGTTCGACAGGAAGCTTTTGAAAACGCAGTGCACCCAGGTAAATAAGAAACAAGATGAATACAGAAGTTAAACGAGCATCCCACACCCGAAAGGTACCCCACATAGGCCTTCCCCGAAATCCCCCAGTCACTAACGTAAACAAAGTAGAAAAAGCACCAATTTCTGTACCGGTTCCGGAAGAGCGAAGAAAAAGGGGATGTTTTGTTAATGGGAACAAGGAACTGTTTATAGCTGTCGCGATATAAATAACTATACTCATCCGAGCCGCAGGAACATGTACATACGAAATACGAGAATTTCCACCTTGTTGAAGATCTGGTGGTGCTACCCGAAGACTTAAATGAATAGCCATCGCTGTTAAGAACAACCGAGATCCAATGAGAATTTGCGCGTAGCTTTTTGTCTTTGACATAAAAAAATAAGGTTGTAATAACGAAACTGACATTTTTTTTCCTTGCCTTGCAAGTGGAACAAGAAAGACTATATAGTGATTTTGATTCTATAAACAATCAAAGGATTTCGCATGCTTTCCATGGAATGACGGAATTCCCCTTGCTTAGTTTTCGCTCCGCTCGTGCGCGGCACTCCTTGCTTGCGGGGCGGCATATCGGAAAAAGAAGGATTGACTTTCTATACGGGCCCGTCCCCTAACTAACGATTATGCTGCTCTCGCCTTTTTTTAATCTTTTAGCTTTGGATCATCGCTAAGTCCCATTAATTGATCATAACGATATCGTGGAAATGCTGCACGGACCCAT from Oryza sativa Japonica Group mitochondrion, complete genome includes these protein-coding regions:
- the orf181 gene encoding orf181 (contains a part of retrotransposon) yields the protein MPRDLLIKMDEKRQGYMFILEGGSISWCSKKEDCFSLSTMKSEYIACTAAVQEAIWLRNYLLCLDVTKHAYETTVIYCDNTAAILFFSTNIIPWAVQRTDHDLLLGEGMYRDKMVGEVGANTFHSNPYRCGWTRLHAKTLYSNIFSLTAPSTYFSIQLLLSQSITNRILAIHVRLASILAF
- the nad6 gene encoding NADH dehydrogenase subunit 6, whose amino-acid sequence is MILSVLSSFALVSGLMVVRAKNPVHSVLFFILIFCDTAGLLILLGLDFFAMIFLVIYIGAIAVLFLFVVMMFNIQIAEIHEEVLRYLPVSGIIGLIFWWEMFFILDNETIPLLPTHRNTTSLRYTVYAGKVRNWTNLDTLGNLLYTYYFVWFLVSTLILLVAMIGAIVLTMHRTTKVQRQDVFRRNALDFRRTIMRRTTDQISIY
- the ccmC gene encoding cytochrome c biogenesis C; protein product: MSVSLLQPYFFMSKTKSYAQILIGSWLFLTAMAIYLSLWVAPPDLQQGGNSRILYVHVPVAWMSIVIYIATAINSFLFLLTKHPLFLRSSGTGTEIGAFFTLFTLVTGGFWGRPMWGTFWVWDARLTSVFILFFIYLGALCFQKLSVELASILICVGLIDIPIIKFSVNWWNTLHQPGSISRFGTSIHVSMLIPILSNFANFLFFTCILFVLETRLLILSFLESSLTEEIEAREGIPLKT